In the Deltaproteobacteria bacterium genome, one interval contains:
- a CDS encoding PaaI family thioesterase: MTGSKNFWTEFLDSMEARTLTEAPPHAVNLKLPPIDGWEPGRVWFTWTVDPAFMNPAGTLFGGYLSALADQILAFAVMTVLGPEEMFTTSDLRMSFFRPVTGGRLYVEGRVINRSRHMAHLAADFIREDRKAVATATATQVLFKNESFRPFENRTGNRQDRDPE; encoded by the coding sequence ATGACCGGATCGAAAAATTTCTGGACCGAGTTCCTGGACAGCATGGAGGCCCGCACCCTCACCGAGGCCCCGCCCCACGCGGTGAACCTTAAGCTGCCCCCCATAGACGGCTGGGAGCCGGGCCGGGTGTGGTTCACCTGGACCGTGGACCCGGCCTTCATGAACCCGGCGGGCACCCTTTTCGGCGGCTATCTTTCCGCCCTGGCCGACCAGATACTGGCCTTTGCGGTCATGACGGTGCTTGGCCCGGAGGAGATGTTCACCACCAGCGACCTTCGCATGTCCTTTTTCAGGCCGGTGACAGGCGGGCGGCTCTACGTGGAAGGCAGGGTCATCAACCGCAGCCGCCACATGGCCCACCTTGCCGCCGATTTCATCCGTGAGGACAGGAAAGCCGTGGCCACCGCCACGGCCACCCAGGTCCTTTTCAAAAACGAGTCGTTCAGACCCTTCGAAAACCGCACGGGAAACCGTCAGGACCGGGATCCTGAATAA
- a CDS encoding tetratricopeptide repeat protein, whose protein sequence is MPRKNILLALFLAALVITAYIPALKAGFIWDDDSYLTANKTLASPDGLSRTWFSLSANPQYYPLVFTSFLLERSLWGVNPLPYHAANVLLHLLGSLILWRVLKRLGLPGAWLAAAVFALHPMNVESVAWITERKNVLSGFFYFSSAFCLARFFGFGPKTGNRTPSFWYAAALLLFLAALLSKTVTSVLPAAFVAILWWKNGAVKKTDWARLAPFFALALAFGSITAWVERHHVGAAGGEWDLTFPERIIVAGKALWFYIGKILLPVNLCFIYPRFSTDAVNFVSWLFPAAFILFFAALFAFRGKIGRGPATAIACFAMALFPSLGFFNVFPHRYSFVADHFAYHALPFFIALVVCGGAGLLERLRQKPPRAAMIAPAALLAFLAASSSGHAGVFTSLETLWSRTIKSNPSAWIAHNNLGVYLDQAGREAEALAHLEKSLEIRPDLPEVHYNLAGYYGRKGNRAKAAEHLEQALSLETSKDDVHYQLGLLLLEKGRKQEALVRFLKAAKANPSHAQALYEAGALFSEAGDRRALYYFQKALAIKPTMAQAHHGIGRVLAASGDAKGAEKKFRTALVGLPGEATIHNDLGAILVAEGRESEAMESFKRAVSLNPRYAEAITNLALLLVKAGEKDEALARYRQALHVEEKNPETHYNIGVLLIAKGGGGEAFAHFARAAELAPNFPEARFALGRELFARNRFAEAEPHLKAAVALAPDFLNAREELVKFLWMTGRPDRARKELADMNRLDPALSADLEKWMKKNRPEKG, encoded by the coding sequence GTGCCGCGAAAAAATATCCTTCTGGCCCTTTTTCTGGCCGCGCTGGTGATCACGGCCTATATCCCTGCCTTAAAGGCCGGTTTCATCTGGGACGACGACTCCTATCTCACCGCCAACAAAACCCTTGCCTCGCCGGACGGCCTTTCCCGGACCTGGTTTTCCCTTTCCGCCAATCCCCAGTATTACCCCTTGGTTTTCACGAGCTTTTTGCTGGAGCGCTCGCTGTGGGGCGTAAATCCCCTGCCATATCACGCGGCCAACGTGCTTTTGCACCTTCTGGGAAGCCTCATCCTGTGGCGGGTTCTTAAACGGCTCGGCCTTCCCGGAGCCTGGCTCGCCGCCGCAGTATTTGCCCTTCACCCCATGAACGTGGAATCCGTGGCCTGGATCACCGAGCGCAAGAACGTGCTTTCCGGATTTTTCTATTTTTCCTCTGCCTTCTGCCTTGCGCGTTTCTTCGGGTTCGGCCCCAAAACCGGCAACAGGACCCCCTCCTTCTGGTACGCGGCGGCCCTCTTGCTCTTTCTGGCGGCGCTTCTGTCCAAGACCGTCACGTCCGTTCTTCCAGCCGCCTTTGTGGCGATTCTGTGGTGGAAAAACGGAGCGGTGAAAAAGACCGACTGGGCGAGGCTCGCGCCCTTCTTCGCCCTGGCCCTGGCCTTCGGGAGCATCACCGCCTGGGTTGAGCGCCACCACGTGGGGGCCGCCGGGGGCGAGTGGGACCTGACCTTCCCGGAACGCATCATAGTGGCGGGAAAGGCCCTCTGGTTCTATATCGGAAAAATTCTCCTGCCGGTAAACCTCTGCTTCATCTACCCAAGGTTTTCCACAGACGCCGTAAATTTCGTCTCCTGGCTTTTTCCGGCGGCCTTCATCCTCTTTTTCGCGGCCCTTTTCGCCTTTCGCGGAAAAATCGGCAGGGGACCGGCCACGGCCATAGCCTGTTTTGCCATGGCCCTTTTCCCGTCCCTGGGCTTTTTCAACGTCTTTCCACACCGCTATTCCTTCGTTGCGGACCACTTCGCCTATCACGCGCTTCCCTTCTTCATCGCCCTTGTCGTCTGCGGGGGGGCTGGGCTTCTGGAACGCTTGCGTCAAAAGCCCCCAAGGGCGGCCATGATCGCTCCCGCAGCGCTTCTGGCCTTCCTCGCCGCTTCGTCGTCGGGCCACGCCGGGGTGTTCACGAGCCTGGAGACCCTCTGGAGCAGGACCATAAAGTCGAATCCTTCGGCCTGGATCGCCCACAACAACCTTGGGGTGTACCTCGATCAGGCGGGCCGGGAGGCCGAGGCCCTGGCGCATCTTGAAAAATCCCTGGAAATCCGCCCGGACCTGCCCGAAGTGCACTACAACCTGGCGGGTTATTACGGCCGGAAGGGGAACAGGGCCAAGGCGGCGGAGCACCTGGAGCAGGCCCTTTCCCTTGAGACCTCCAAGGATGACGTGCATTACCAGCTTGGCCTTCTGCTATTGGAAAAGGGCCGTAAACAGGAGGCCCTTGTGCGTTTCCTGAAGGCCGCCAAGGCCAACCCTTCGCACGCCCAGGCCCTTTACGAGGCGGGAGCGCTTTTTTCGGAGGCTGGCGACAGGCGGGCTCTCTATTATTTTCAAAAGGCCCTTGCGATAAAGCCAACCATGGCCCAGGCCCATCACGGCATAGGCCGCGTGCTGGCCGCCTCAGGGGACGCAAAGGGCGCGGAAAAAAAATTCCGCACGGCCCTTGTCGGCCTTCCGGGCGAGGCCACCATCCATAACGACCTGGGCGCGATACTTGTGGCAGAGGGCAGGGAATCCGAGGCCATGGAGTCCTTCAAAAGGGCCGTTTCGCTCAATCCGCGCTACGCAGAGGCCATCACCAACCTGGCCCTTCTGCTTGTGAAGGCGGGTGAAAAAGACGAGGCCCTGGCCCGCTACAGGCAGGCCCTTCATGTGGAGGAGAAAAACCCGGAAACCCACTACAACATCGGGGTGCTCCTAATCGCCAAGGGCGGCGGCGGGGAGGCCTTCGCTCACTTCGCAAGGGCCGCCGAACTTGCCCCGAATTTTCCCGAGGCCCGGTTCGCCCTTGGCCGGGAGCTTTTCGCCCGGAATCGCTTTGCCGAGGCCGAGCCCCATCTGAAAGCGGCGGTGGCGCTGGCCCCGGATTTTCTGAACGCCCGCGAGGAGCTTGTGAAATTCCTGTGGATGACCGGAAGGCCCGACCGCGCAAGAAAAGAACTCGCCGATATGAACAGGCTCGACCCCGCCCTTTCCGCCGACCTCGAAAAATGGATGAAAAAAAACCGCCCGGAAAAAGGGTGA
- a CDS encoding DUF3592 domain-containing protein — protein MDQKMSPGMRFFFGRLFPLPFFIAGAVILFFGLRDLNRAMESASWPTAKGVIERSSVEYHSDSDGSTYSAEIVYDFIINRVTYSGDSVGFGDLSTSSVARAQNIVNRYPKEASVTVHYMPGRPEVCVLEPGVKGQTLFMPIFGLVFFVTGAAMLIYMPRLMKSQADRE, from the coding sequence ATGGACCAGAAAATGTCGCCGGGAATGCGTTTTTTCTTCGGAAGGTTGTTCCCCCTGCCCTTTTTCATCGCAGGGGCCGTAATCCTGTTCTTCGGACTTAGGGATCTGAACCGGGCCATGGAAAGCGCTTCGTGGCCCACGGCGAAGGGTGTGATAGAGCGAAGCTCCGTCGAATACCATTCCGACAGCGACGGCAGCACGTACAGCGCCGAAATCGTTTATGATTTCATCATAAACCGGGTTACGTACAGCGGCGATTCCGTCGGCTTCGGCGATTTGAGCACAAGCTCGGTGGCCCGCGCCCAAAACATTGTGAACAGGTATCCTAAAGAGGCGAGCGTAACGGTCCATTACATGCCGGGAAGGCCGGAGGTGTGCGTGCTGGAGCCGGGAGTCAAGGGCCAGACCCTGTTCATGCCCATATTCGGCCTTGTCTTTTTCGTAACAGGTGCGGCGATGCTGATATATATGCCGAGGCTCATGAAAAGCCAGGCTGACAGAGAATAG
- a CDS encoding FAD-dependent oxidoreductase has product MYPYLFSPLKIGRLTVKNRIAYPSLGLLYSYDGLLNDRYYEFFRARGAGGAGIVTVGPVGIDFIGAGFVALSLADDDAIPAFARLAQVIREGGASPWVQIFHAGRYSHPILINNGVPIGPSPVYSRYSKATPREMTLEDIERTRKAFAAAALRVKQAGFDGVEIIGSGGYLITQFLSPVTNIRTDQYGGSFENRTRFPREVLEAVRESVGPDFPMGIRMAGNDFIPGSNTDVEAARIAVVYEKAGVDVLNVTGGWHETRVPQLPMELPRAGFAFLALNVKRAVKVPVMASNRIADPVSAEAIIRDGCADMVNLGRVLIADPEWPNKAQEGREDEIRPCVACSQGCTDMVFSGRPVYCIGNPLAGYEFERGLPRTKSPKKILVAGAGPGGLEAAVTATQMGHAVSLYEKSGRIGGQLWLAGAPSHKHEILEFIRYYRAMLKKLDIPVFLNTEVDAALVAREKPDHVIVAEGAEPLVPPIKGIDGPNVLTAWEVLSNNPPIGPNVAIVGGGAVGLETAIFVAQKGTLTPEVVHFLLAYEAEPPERIRELIFKGSCSVVVFEMLDKAGKDVGRSTKWVLLDNLKRHGVEINTGTKVLSFEDGKLSWEKDGAVLSGQFDTLILASGSKSRKSLAEALSSTGVPMSVVGDGGKIGKIDDAIHGGFLAVTALG; this is encoded by the coding sequence ATGTATCCATACCTCTTTTCGCCTTTGAAAATCGGGCGTCTTACGGTGAAAAACCGCATAGCCTACCCGTCCCTTGGGCTTTTGTACTCCTACGACGGACTTTTGAACGACCGTTATTACGAGTTTTTCAGGGCGCGCGGGGCTGGCGGCGCGGGCATAGTAACCGTGGGCCCGGTGGGCATCGACTTTATCGGCGCGGGCTTCGTGGCCCTGTCCCTGGCCGATGACGACGCCATCCCGGCCTTCGCCAGGCTGGCCCAGGTCATCCGCGAAGGCGGCGCAAGCCCCTGGGTGCAGATATTCCACGCGGGCCGGTATTCCCATCCCATTCTCATCAATAACGGTGTGCCCATAGGCCCAAGCCCGGTCTACTCCCGCTATTCCAAGGCGACTCCAAGGGAAATGACCCTGGAGGACATCGAGCGCACCAGGAAGGCCTTCGCGGCGGCGGCCCTTAGGGTGAAGCAGGCGGGCTTCGACGGCGTGGAGATAATAGGATCGGGCGGTTATCTCATCACCCAGTTCCTTTCGCCGGTAACAAACATCCGCACCGACCAGTACGGCGGCTCTTTTGAAAACCGCACCCGTTTTCCGAGGGAGGTTCTGGAGGCCGTGCGGGAATCCGTAGGGCCGGATTTCCCCATGGGCATAAGAATGGCCGGAAACGACTTCATACCCGGAAGCAACACGGATGTCGAGGCCGCCAGGATCGCCGTGGTGTACGAGAAGGCGGGCGTGGACGTGCTGAACGTGACGGGCGGCTGGCACGAGACCCGCGTTCCCCAGCTTCCCATGGAGCTTCCCCGCGCGGGCTTCGCGTTTCTGGCCTTAAACGTGAAGCGGGCGGTGAAGGTTCCGGTCATGGCCTCCAACCGCATAGCCGATCCGGTTTCCGCCGAGGCCATAATACGGGACGGCTGCGCCGACATGGTGAATCTTGGCCGGGTGCTGATAGCGGACCCGGAATGGCCGAATAAGGCCCAGGAAGGCCGGGAGGATGAAATCCGCCCCTGTGTGGCCTGCTCCCAGGGCTGCACCGACATGGTCTTTTCCGGCAGGCCGGTCTATTGCATAGGAAACCCCCTTGCGGGCTACGAGTTCGAGCGCGGCCTTCCAAGGACGAAATCCCCCAAAAAGATTCTGGTGGCGGGTGCCGGGCCGGGCGGCCTTGAGGCTGCCGTCACCGCAACCCAGATGGGCCACGCGGTTTCGCTCTACGAAAAATCGGGCAGGATAGGCGGCCAGCTTTGGCTTGCGGGCGCTCCCTCCCACAAGCACGAAATCCTGGAGTTCATCCGCTACTATCGGGCCATGCTGAAAAAGCTCGACATCCCGGTGTTTCTCAATACCGAGGTGGACGCCGCCCTGGTTGCGCGCGAAAAGCCGGATCACGTGATAGTGGCCGAAGGCGCGGAGCCACTGGTTCCGCCAATAAAGGGAATCGACGGCCCCAATGTTCTCACAGCCTGGGAGGTGCTCTCGAACAATCCGCCCATAGGCCCCAACGTGGCCATAGTGGGCGGCGGGGCGGTGGGCCTGGAAACGGCCATTTTCGTGGCCCAGAAGGGGACCCTGACGCCAGAGGTGGTTCATTTCCTGCTGGCCTACGAGGCGGAGCCTCCGGAACGCATAAGGGAGCTCATTTTCAAGGGCTCCTGCTCGGTGGTCGTTTTCGAGATGCTGGACAAGGCGGGCAAGGACGTGGGCCGCTCCACCAAGTGGGTGCTTCTGGACAACCTGAAGCGCCACGGGGTTGAAATCAACACCGGGACCAAAGTCCTTTCCTTTGAAGACGGCAAGCTCTCCTGGGAAAAGGACGGGGCTGTCCTGTCGGGACAATTCGACACACTCATCCTGGCATCGGGCTCCAAAAGCCGCAAGAGCCTTGCCGAGGCCCTGTCATCAACGGGCGTGCCCATGAGCGTGGTGGGAGACGGAGGCAAAATCGGGAAGATTGACGACGCCATTCACGGGGGCTTTTTGGCGGTGACCGCCCTGGGCTGA
- a CDS encoding P-II family nitrogen regulator: MKKIEAIIKPFKLEEVKEALSEMGIKGMTVWEVKGYGRQKGHKEIYRGAEYLVDFVPKVKMEIVVDDDVAERVVEAIRQAANTGSIGDGKIFVLPVDEAIRVRTGERGPAAI; encoded by the coding sequence ATGAAAAAAATCGAAGCCATAATCAAGCCGTTCAAACTCGAGGAAGTCAAAGAGGCCCTGTCCGAAATGGGAATCAAGGGCATGACCGTGTGGGAGGTCAAGGGCTACGGACGCCAGAAGGGCCACAAGGAAATCTACAGGGGCGCCGAATACCTGGTGGACTTCGTGCCCAAGGTGAAGATGGAAATAGTGGTGGACGACGACGTGGCCGAACGGGTGGTGGAGGCCATACGGCAGGCGGCCAACACCGGCTCCATAGGCGATGGAAAGATTTTCGTGCTGCCCGTTGACGAGGCCATACGTGTGCGCACCGGAGAACGCGGCCCAGCCGCCATCTGA